A part of Arachis hypogaea cultivar Tifrunner chromosome 12, arahy.Tifrunner.gnm2.J5K5, whole genome shotgun sequence genomic DNA contains:
- the LOC112728356 gene encoding organelle RRM domain-containing protein 2, mitochondrial: MAMRAAALAAPGGLRRLFCTNTTKPSLSFPFIPPPQAGAQPARPMAEPNTNLFVSGLSKRTTSEKLRDEFAKFGEVVHARVVTDRVSGYSKGFGFVKYATLEDAAKGIEGMDGKFLDGWVIFAEYARPRPPPGQPENNMPPQYGRH; this comes from the exons ATGGCGATGAGGGCGGCAGCGTTGGCAGCTCCCGGAGGTTTGCGGCGGCTCTTCTGCACAAACACGACGAAGCCATCTTTGAGCTTCCCCTTCATTCCGCCCCCACAGGCGGGGGCGCAGCCAGCTCGGCCTATGGCGGAACCCAACACCAACCTCTTCGTCTCTG GGCTTAGCAAACGTACTACTTCAGAGAAGTTGAGAGATGAATTTGCAAAGTTTGGTGAAGTTGTTCACG CAAGGGTGGTAACTGACCGAGTATCAGGTTACTCTAAGGGGTTTGGTTTTGTGAAGTATGCCACTCTAGAAGATGCTGCAAAGGGCATCGAGGGCATGGATGGCAAG TTTTTGGATGGCTGGGTTATCTTTGCTGAGTACGCAAGGCCAAGACCTCCGCCGGGACAACCTGAAAACAATATGCCACCTCAATATGGGCGGCATTGA
- the LOC140172852 gene encoding uncharacterized protein, producing MGNLMCKPLEKAVDLLLEASIRQIDYIINYEDYVEGLKELDGKLEQNELTVRQLVDAAENNAEEITPTTQDWRNRVAAKREESKEFRDDRTLKSKTSCFAGGCSSGALPFLWHRRQLGRKAKILAPAIKELNDETPDSANISYRQAPTFEDRNPSGDDYLKFESRKGTIEKVMEQLKDSTVRIVGLHGPSGVGKTSLIQQIAKQAKGRFDKVAMATVKKDPDLQKVQQDIADHLGLTFGDEGQKGRAALLRKRLKKENTLVILDDLWDELDLNEIGIPFDNDDVSSHVMRQERTEGEEQTTTRGCKIFITSRYKEVLRNKMNVKEKSVVLVPELDIEETLTLFKKVVGLSNENPKFKPETLHKYCAGLPMAVILVGKSLQNKSESEWEGELERLKNQQESNEVQKYMEKHVMMGYDLLASEELKSTFLMCAQMGHPSLIADLVKYCYGLGTLKDVHTLRDAHKTISESIQKLKDLGLLDSTSNDSFNMHDIIRDAALSMACKNQNVFILRNKTLDVWPHKKELQSCTGIHLYKSQIVVELPEVLNSPQLKFFHIDTDDSSLEIPDRFFEKMEELRVLVLSGIHLPSLPSSIKCLSNLRMLCLENCTLGNLSIINKLKNLRILSLSGSRIEDWPTELEGLCRLQLLDISDCSISRLTRPLSLSSFTSLEELHIRNSLTKMEVEEEVNRSQTSVLSELKHLHQLNSIDVCIPSAEVLPADLFFHELNDYKIVIGDFETISIEDFKIPNKYEASRSLALQLERGMDIHSLKGVKLLFKGVVNLLLGELHGVQNAFYELNLNGFPDLKHLSIANNKGIEYIVNSMELSQPQDAFPSLEFLSLFNLKNIKNICCSPITNSSFSRLKTIKVQMCPQLKNIFFFYIVKFLTSLETIYVSDCDSLQAVVGEEGEGSNKVVLYKLCSLTLQKLPSFVSFCEIDDREILPAEDEKSLFEENVEIPKLEILKLFSIKIHRIWNNWPSNDWFQNLIKLTLDDCCNLTYLCSLSVARCLNKLKSISIGSCPLMEKLFIIGGNKNECSKVCIFPKLEEIELFSMEMLQKIWPGEDEVSADSFPSLVSVNINYCNKLDKIFPDHTKCWYMHLKSLKVYWCKSVEFIFESRHPPQQNDTKSALLELIDLRYLPYLKQVWSVDPKGVVNFANLQSIKISDCNTLRNVLPASIAKDLGKLESFSITSSHELEEIIAWDTGSETSNEPPLKFPEVVSMSFSKLPSIRCFYKGRHIVECPKLKQLTVTACPNLEIFKTESANEEEIAFLSAEKVIFKLEHLHIDSRNVRWLVSNRGKYRLNSLTHLHLEEWASIDETLYCFLHTIPNLQILESSISWGIREFVPSGNTGPQQRLGTVLLLKELILNTSNVEDIGFERDPALQRSLHRLVLTDCRTLRRLAHSSVSFTHLTYLQVYSCDELKTLMACSTAKSLVQLTTLKVNYCRQLNEIVTKDEQENDEGIKIVFANLITIELEQLSNLTSFCSIANCEFSVPSLEKLILRDCPKMKTFTAKRIRAPRLQCVLASESSDEEGKGYWEGDLNATIQMVFADKVHLELSNHPELKQVWCDKTLVQVNRFQNVKSLVLKRCGYVVHVIPSHLLHCFKNLEDLQVSDCHGVQVIFNMDDISNKQVTKAMGMSGLKNLSLENLPNLKHVWDKDPKGTFHLQALQDFSIDRCDSLEYVFPSSITKGLAMNNLSIKNCEQLVKIFSEDKTTSELEDTISIVFGSLTSLCLTGVPLLKYFYPGLHKLQFQKLKRLYIQACKWMIFNCEEAEAYIDQQVIVPPLEQVNLLFQSLEKLSFDIRGAKLTWEVKSGKLGFEESEEERVEEVLFEEKPKADYVEFLSHLPLKGLSMSSLLRLKSIGFDHSWIHPILDNIQTLEVNTCFYIKNYLVPSKVSFSSLTKLIVNYCNDLLYLFTSSTAKSLSQLKHMEISNCRSMREIICKEDDESNENIIFEQLQVLHLRDLPMLRWLYSGKRTLCFPSLQQLFMFGKLSTMATFCPHIQIDLDSVKLSSGQNYWNPYEVQWEDDVDTTIRKINNKEIGLRESLYFQDMWRGSLPVPEAYFGNLESLVVYQCEFLSEVIPLHLLPFLNNMRKLEVQKCSSVKTIFDVKCITKDKTLPPIKFSLKELVLEKLPNLDSIWNEDPDGILNLQVVEQVRVDTCKSLTSLFPKSVAKDLVSLENLELKHCESLVEIIAGIEATPEGAISDFIKFPCLASLTLLDLPSFNCFYCSLHCVLLKSLNGHDPQIEDQVKKVTPKLINLSFGEKEAKMIGHEECEESHFCIINVPDMQSFDIKLVCDELPYAFLQKVSCIESLEVSNSSIKEIFCPERSNLNYAQFLSQLKKLELASLSELTSIGFEHYWIRESSILKTLTHLTVSKCDSLIYLFTSTTAKSLTQLKEMEISNCESIQEIVSNEGEESIHDEIVFEQLQKLKFYRSKNLRRFYNGGFTLSLPSLEELKVIECKRMETFCEGTINTDKLSAVSFKFGDTTPLEVDLNSAFRNTYKTEVAKFVREVKDLELKEHPWIHEIWNDPSRVPSLCFIRLKILIVEKCEFTSIVIPSHILGLLCKLEELVVRQCDSVKAIFEVTSEAKDTKVLSLKKLTIEDLPNLEHVWDSNPIQQIGCFQSFQEVYVHRCNSLQRLFPTSVAKNLNKLEKLEVTECDRLVEIVAKDKASVEGAPKEFAFRSLTSIKLWSLPELKCFYPSPHKLKCPKLEEVHLFHCDQLKESQRFQRSQAENQAIFFPKKVIPNLKFLALSKEEIMMMWHEQLHVNDLSKLEALRLQCFHDDSDTFPYEVLQQLPNIENLAVSCSSFKGIFCSESPNMDGVEGILPHLKCLQLIKLSKLSTIGLEHSWMDIISKNLKKLLMDQCHCLKSIVPSKVSFSSLIELNISKCNGLVSLFTPSTSRTLYQLKHMSVKDCESLEEIVSEESSENVEEEIIVFSELKTLFLRSLPKLGRFYNGNVALKFPSLEKFSLISCQKMESFCAGAAIVNRRTEVEFMKNKKTVLLEVDLNCAVRKAFEGTFY from the exons ATGGGAAACCTTATGTGTAAACCGTTAGAGAAAGCTGTTGACTTACTCCTGGAAGCGAGTATTCGACAAATTGATTATATTATCAATTACGAAGATTATGTTGAGGGTCTAAAAGAACTCGACGGGAAACTTGAGCAGAATGAGCTAACAGTGAGGCAACTAGTTGATGCTGCAGAAAACAATGCAGAAGAAATCACACCTACTACTCAAGATTGGCGTAACAGGGTGGCGGCAAAGAGGGAAGAAAGTAAGGAGTTTCGCGATGACAGAACCCTCAAGTCCAAGACAAGTTGCTTTGCCGGGGGATGCTCTAGCGGGGCTCTCCCTTTTTTGTGGCACAGGCGTCAACTTGGCCGGAAAGCAAAGATATTGGCACCGGCAATCAAAGAGCTTAATGATGAAACTCCTGACAGTGCAAATATTTCTTATCGACAAGCTCCCACGTTTGAGGATAGGAATCCATCTGGTGATGACTACCTCAAATTTGAATCAAGGAAAGGTACGATTGAGAAGGTCATGGAGCAGTTAAAAGATTCAACGGTGAGAATTGTTGGACTACATGGACCTAGTGGAGTGGGCAAGACCTCTCTGATCCAACAAATTGCAAAGCAAGCCAAGGGCAGGTTTGACAAGGTGGCCATGGCAACTGTAAAAAAAGATCCAGACCTTCAAAAGGTTCAACAAGATATTGCCGACCATTTAGGATTAACTTTTGGAGATGAAGGTCAGAAGGGGAGAGCAGCACTTTTGAgaaagaggctgaaaaaggagaATACCCTTGTAATCCTGGATGACCTTTGGGATGAATTGGACTTGAATGAGATCGGGATTCCATTTGATAATGATGATGTTTCAAGCCACGTGATGCGCCAAGAAAGAACGGAGGGGGAAGAGCAAACGACAACCAGGGGATGTAAAATTTTCATCACTTCAAGGTATAAAGAGGTGTTACGCAATAAAATGAATGTTAAAGAAAAATCAGTTGTTCTTGTCCCCGAGTTAGACATTGAAGAAACTTTGACATTATTCAAGAAGGTGGTTGGATTGTCAAATGAAAATCCCAAGTTCAAGCCAGAAACTCTTCACAAGTACTGTGCAGGATTACCAATGGCAGTTATTCTAGTCGGAAAGTCGTTACAGAACAAGAGCGAGTCAGAGTGGGAAGGCGAACTAGAAAGGCTCAAAAACCAACAAGAATCGAATGAAGTGCAAAAGTACATGGAGAAACATGTAATGATGGGCTATGATCTTCTAGCAAGTGAGGAGCTCAAGTCCACTTTCCTAATGTGTGCTCAAATGGGTCATCCATCATTAATTGCTGACTTGGTGAAGTACTGCTATGGTTTGGGCACACTTAAAGATGTCCATACACTGAGGGATGCCCACAAGACCATATCTGAGTCAATCCAGAAGCTAAAAGATTTAGGCTTGTTGGATAGTACTTCCAACGACAGTTTCAATATGCATGATATAATTCGAGATGCTGCTCTGTCTATGGCGTGCAAGAATCAGAATGTATTTATCCTGAGAAATAAAACGTTGGATGTCTGGCCTCACAAGAAAGAACTTCAGAGCTGCACTGGAATTCATCTATACAAGAGTCAAATCGTGGTTGAACTCCCAGAAGTCTTGAACTCTCCTCAACTCAAATTCTTCCATATTGATACTGATGATTCAAGTTTGGAAATACCAGACAGGTTTTTTGAAAAAATGGAAGAACTCAGAGTACTAGTATTATCTGGGATTCATCTACCAAGTCTACCGTCTTCAATCAAATGCTTATCGAACCTCAGAATGCTTTGTTTGGAGAACTGCACTCTAGGTAACTTGTCgattataaataaattgaaaaatttaagaATTCTTAGCCTTTCAGGATCTAGAATTGAAGATTGGCCAACAGAGTTAGAAGGCTTATGCAGATTACAGTTGCTAGACATTAGCGATTGTTCAATAAGCAGATTGACTCGACCTCTTTCTTTATCGAGTTTCACTAGTTTGGAGGAACTGCATATAAGAAACAGCTTGACAAAAATGGAGGTGGAGGAAGAAGTAAATCGTAGTCAAACTTCAGTTCTTTCCGAACTGAAACATTTGCATCAATTGAATTCTATAGATGTTTGCATCCCTAGTGCTGAAGTTTTACCAGCAGACTTGTTCTTTCACGAGTTGAATGACTACAAGATTGTGATTGGAGACTTTGAGACAATTTCAATTGAGGATTTTAAGATACCTAATAAATATGAAGCTTCAAGGTCTTTGGCATTGCAGCTAGAGCGTGGCATGGATATTCACTCCCTAAAAGGAGTCAAATTGCTATTCAAAGGAGTGGTGAATTTGCTGTTGGGAGAACTACATGGAGTTCAAAATGCATTTTATGAACTAAATCTCAATGGATTTCCAGATCTGAAGCACTTGTCAATCGCAAATAACAAGGGCATTGAGTATATTGTGAACTCAATGGAGCTGTCACAACCCCAGGATGCTTTTCCTAGTTTAGAGTTCCTCAGCCTGTTCAACCTAAAGAACATAAAGAACATATGTTGCAGTCCTATTACAAATTCCTCATTCTCTAGACTAAAGACAATCAAAGTGCAAATGTGCCCCCAATTGAAgaacatattcttcttttacaTTGTCAAATTTCTTACTAGTCTGGAAACAATTTATGTCTCTGACTGCGATTCTCTACAAGCAGTTGTTGGGGAGGAAGGAGAAGGATCCAACAAAGTTGTGCTTTATAAGTTATGCTCTTTGACGTTACAGAAGTTACCATCATTTGTCAGTTTTTGCGAGATCGATGACAGGGAAATCCTCCcagcagaagatgagaagagtcTCTTTGAAGAAAAT GTAGAAATTCCAAAGTTAGAGATCTTGAAGTTGTTCTCAATCAAGATCCATCGGATATGGAACAATTGGCCTTCAAATGATTGGTttcaaaacttaataaaactaacTTTGGACGACTGTTGTAACTTGACATATTTATGCTCATTGTCTGTGGCTCGTTGTCTGAATAAACtaaaaagcatctccataggtAGTTGTCCACTGATGGAGAAGTTATTCATCATCGGAGGAAATAAGAATGAGTGTTCAAAG gtttgtatctttcctaagttGGAGGAAATCGAATTGTTTTCAATGGAGATGTTACAGAAAATATGGCCAGGTGAAGACGAAGTCAGTGCAGATTCATTTCCTAGTCTCGTTTCTGTCAATATTAACTATTGCAATAAGCTTGACAAGATTTTTCCTGATCACACGAAATGCTGGTATATGCATTTAAAAAGCTTAAAGGTTTATTGGTGTAAGTCGGTGGAATTCAttttcgaaagtagacatcctccgcaacaaaatgacacaaaatCTGCATTATTGGAGCTCATTGATTTGCGTTATCTCCCATATCTAAAGCAAGTGTGGAGTGTAGATCCAAAAGGAGTGGTTAACTTCGCAAATTTGCAGAGCATAAAGATTTCTGATTGTAACACATTGAGAAATGTGTTGCCAGCTTCTATAGCCAAGGATCTTGGAAAACTAGAAAGCTTTTCGATAACCTCAAGTCATGAATTGGAGGAAATCATTGCTTGGGATACAGGATCAGAAACAAGCAATGAACCACCATTGAAGTTTCCAGAAGTAGTCTCCATGTCATTTAGTAAGTTACCAAGCATTCGGTGTTTCTACAAAGGGAGACATATTGTAGAGTGTCCAAAATTGAAGCAACTGACAGTGACTGCGTGTCCAAATCTGGAAATATTCAAAACAGAAAGTGccaatgaagaagaaatagcaTTCTTATCGGCTGAAAAG GTAATTTTCAAGTTGGAGCATCTTCATATCGACTCAAGAAACGTGCGGTGGTTAGTGAGCAACAGAGGCAAGTACCGCTTGAACTCTTTGACACACCTTCACTTGGAGGAATGGGCGAGCATTGATGAGACTTTATACTGCTTCCTCCACACCATTCCTAATCTGCAAATTTTGGAATCGAGTATTTCTTGGGGGATTCGAGAGTTCGTGCCAAGTGGAAACACCGGTCCTCAGCAAAGGTTGGGAACAGTATTACTGCTTAAGGAATTGATTTTGAACACTTCAAATGTGGAGGATATTGGATTTGAAAGAGATCCTGCTCTTCAGAGATCACTGCACCGCTTGGTCTTAACGGATTGTCGCACATTGAGGAGGTTGGCACATTCTTCGGTGTCCTTCACTCACTTGACATACTTGCAAGTATATTCTTGTGATGAATTGAAAACTCTAATGGCATGTTCAACGGCAAAGAGCTTGGTTCAACTCACCACCTTGAAGGTAAACTATTGTCGTCAATTAAATGAAATAGTTACCAAGGATGAGCAGGAAAATGACGAGGGCATTAAAATTGTCTTTGCCAACTTGATAACTATAGAACTTGAACAACTCAGCAACCTTACAAGTTTCTGTAGCATCGCAAATTGTGAGTTTTCGGTGCCGTCGTTGGAAAAATTGATTCTGAGAGATTGCCCCAAGATGAAAACGTTCACTGCAAAGCGCATAAGAGCACCCAGGCTACAATGTGTACTTGCCAGTGAAAGTTCTGACGAGGAAGGAAAAGGGTATTGGGAAGGTGACTTGAATGCCACCATTCAAATGGTGTTTGCAGATAAG GTTCATTTGGAGCTTTCCAATCATCCGGAGTTAAAACAAGTATGGTGTGACAAAACCTTGGTGCAAGTGAACAGGTTTCAGAATGTAAAATCTTTGGTTCTGAAGAGATGTGGTTATGTTGTGCATGTAATTCCATCTCATTTGCTTCATTGCTTTAAGAATTTGGAAGATCTGCAAGTATCCGATTGCCATGGAGTGCAAGTTATCTTTAATATGGATGACATTAGCAATAAGCAAGTGACAAAAGCAATGGGCATGTCTGGTTTGAAAAACTTGTCATTAGAGAATCTACCAAATTTGAAACATGTGTGGGATAAAGATCCCAAAGGAACTTTTCACCTTCAAGCTCTGCAAGATTTCAGCATTGATAGATGTGATAGTCTTGAATATGTGTTTCCATCATCTATAACTAAAGGTCTTGCCATGAACAATCTTTCAATAAAAAACTGTGAGCAGTTGGTAAAAATCTTTTCAGAGGATAAAACAACCTCAGAATTAGAAGACACCATATCGATTGTGTTTGGTTCTCTGACTTCCCTGTGCCTAACAGGAGTGCCACTGCTCAAATACTTTTATCCGGGACTACACAAGCTTCAATTTCAAAAGCTAAAAAGATTATATATACAAGCTTGTAAATGGATGATATTCAATTGTGAAGAGGCAGAGGCTTACATAGACCAGCAAGTTATAGTTCCACCACTTGAACAG GTTAATCTCCTATTTCAGAGCTTGGAGAAATTATCATTTGATATAAGAGGCGCCAAGTTGACTTGGGAAGTAAAGTCTGGAAAACTTGGATTTGAAGAGTCAGAAGAAGAAAGGGTTGAAGAGGTCCTATTTGAGGAAAAACCTAAGGCTGATTACGTTGAATTCCTATCGCATCTCCCTCTCAAAGGGTTAAGCATGTCTTCTCTTTTGAGACTCAAGTCCATTGGTTTCGATCACTCTTGGATACACCCCATCCTTGATAATATCCAAACATTGGAAGTGAATACATGTTTTTATATAAAGAACTACTTAGTACCAAGCAAGGTGTCTTTCTCTAGTCTGACGAAATTGATTGTAAATTATTGCAATGATTTGTTGTATCTGTTCACATCATCAACAGCAAAAAGTTTGAGTCAACTCAAGCATATGGAGATAAGCAATTGTAGATCAATGCGAGAGATAATATGcaaagaggatgatgaatctaATGAGAACATAATATTTGAGCAGCTCCAGGTTCTGCATCTTAGAGACCTGCCAATGCTGAGATGGTTATACTCAGGCAAACGTACTTTGTGTTTTCCATCATTGCAACAGTTATTCATGTTTGGTAAACTCTCGACGATGGCAACATTCTGTCCCCACATCCAGATAGATCTAGATTCAGTCAAGTTGAGCTCAGGACAAAACTACTGGAATCCATATGAAGTCCAATGGGAAGATGATGTTGATACCACTATTCGCAAAATCAATAACAAAGAA ATTGGTCTTAGAGAAAGCCTGTATTTTCAAGACATGTGGCGTGGCTCATTGCCAGTCCCTGAAGCATACTTCGGTAATTTGGAGTCCCTGGTTGTGTATCAATGTGAATTTTTATCCGAAGTAATACCTCTTCATTTGCTTCCTTTTTTAAATAACATGCGAAAATTGGAAGTTCAAAAATGTAGTTCTGTAAAAACTATATTTGATGTGAAATGCATAACAAAAGACAAGACACTCCCGCCAATTAAATTTTCGCTGAAGGAGTTGGTATTAGAAAAGCTGCCGAATTTGGATAGCATTTGGAATGAAGATCCTGATGGGATACTCAACCTTCAAGTTGTAGAACAAGTGCGTGTTGATACATGTAAAAGCCTTACAAGTTTGTTCCCAAAATCAGTAGCCAAGGATCTTGTCAGTCTTGAAAATCTAGAGTTGAAACATTGTGAGAGCTTGGTGGAAATCATTGCAGGAATTGAAGCAACACCAGAAGGAGCAATTTCAGACTTTATTAAGTTCCCTTGTTTGGCTTCATTGACACTCTTGGATTTGCCAAGCTTCAATTGTTTTTACTGTTCATTGCATTGTGTCTTGTTGAAGTCACTGAATGGCCATGATCCACAAATTGAGGACCAAGTCAAAAAG GTTACTCCTAAGTTGATCAACTTGTCTTTTGGTGAAAAAGAAGCGAAGATGATTGGACATGAAGAATGTGAGGAAAGCCATTTCTGCATCATAAATGTTCCTGACATGCAGAGCTTTGATATTAAGCTTGTGTGTGATGAACTTCCATATGCATTTCTTCAAAAGGTGTCATGTATAGAGAGTCTCGAAGTGAGTAATAGTTCCATAAAGGAGATATTCTGTCCGGAAAGATCTAATTTGAATTATGCTCAATTCCTATCACAGCTGAAGAAATTGGAGTTGGCTTCTCTTTCTGAACTAACTTCTATAGGGTTTGAACACTATTGGATACGAGAATCATCCATCCTCAAAACTCTCACACATTTGACTGTATCTAAATGTGATAGTTTGATATATTTGTTCACATCTACAACAGCTAAAAGTTTAACTCAACTCAAAGAGATGGAGATATCTAATTGTGAATCTATCCAAGAGATTGTGTCTAATGAAGGAGAAGAATCAATTCATGATGAGATAGTTTTTGAACAGCtacaaaaactaaaattttatcgTTCGAAAAACCTTAGAAGATTTTATAATGGAGGTTTTACCTTAAGCTTGCCATCATTGGAGGAATTGAAAGTAATTGAGTGCAAAAGGATGGAAACTTTCTGTGAAGGTACTATCAATACTGACAAGTTGTCAGCAGTCTCTTTTAAATTTGGAGATACAACTCCATTGGAAGTTGATCTCAATTCTGCGTTTCGTAACACTTACAAGACAGAG GTTGCAAAATTTGTAAGGGAAGTTAAGGATTTGGAGCTCAAGGAACACCCCTGGATACATGAAATATGGAATGATCCATCTAGAGTCCCATCTCTGTGCTTCATCAGATTGAAGATTTTGATCGTGGAAAAATGTGAATTCACATCTATTGTAATACCTTCTCATATACTCGGTCTGCTATGCAAATTAGAAGAGTTGGTAGTGCGACAATGTGATTCCGTAAAAGCAATATTTGAAGTGACAAGTGAAGCAAAAGACACAAAGGTCCTCTCCTTGAAGAAATTGACTATTGAGGACTTGCCAAATCTTGAACATGTTTGGGATTCAAATCCTATACAGCAAATTGGTTGCTTTCAGAGCTTTCAAGAAGTGTACGTTCATAGATGCAACAGCCTTCAAAGGTTGTTTCCAACCTCTGTAGCCAAAAATCTAAATAAACTTGAGAAACTGGAAGTAACAGAGTGTGACAGATTGGTGGAAATTGTTGCAAAGGATAAAGCATCTGTTGAAGGTGCTCCTAAAGAGTTTGCATTCCGAAGCTTGACCTCCATAAAACTATGGTCTTTGCCAGAATTGAAATGTTTTTATCCTTCACCGCACAAGCTAAAATGTCCCAAGCTAGAGGAAGTGCACTTATTTCACTGTGACCAGTTGAAAGAGTCTCAGAGATTTCAACGTTCACAAGCAGAGAATCAAgccattttctttccaaaaaag GTAATTCCAAACTTAAAGTTTCTAGCACTGAGCAAGGAGGAGATCATGATGATGTGGCATGAGCAGCTTCATGTGAATGACCTTTCAAAATTAGAAGCTCTTCGGTTGCAATGTTTTCATGACGATTCAGATACTTTTCCATATGAAGTACTCCAACAGCTTCCCAACATAGAAAATCTTGCTGTGAGTTGTAGCTCTTTCAAAGGGATATTCTGCTCTGAGAGTCCCAACATGGATGGTGTCGAAGGAATTCTTCCTCATTTAAAATGTTTGCAATTGATTAAGCTGTCTAAACTGAGCACCATTGGGTTAGAGCATTCATGGATGGATATCATTTCTAAAAATCTTAAGAAGTTACTAATGGACCAGTGTCATTGTttgaagagcatagtaccaagcAAGGTATCGTTCTCCAGCCTAATAgaattaaacatatcaaaatgcAATGGTCTTGTGAGTTTGTTCACACCTTCAACAAGCAGAACTCTATATCAGCTGAAGCACATGTCAGTAAAAGATTGTGAATCATTAGAAGAGATAGTGTCAGAAGAGTCATCAGAGAATGTTGAAGAGGAGATAATAGTATTTTCTGAACTGAAAACTCTGTTCCTTCGCTCTCTACCAAAGCTTGGAAGGTTTTACAATGGCAACGTTGCCTTAAAATTCCCATCACTGGAAAAATTCTCACTAATCAGTTGCCAAAAGATGGAAAGCTTTTGTGCAGGTGCTGCCATTGTCAACAGGCGAACAGAAGTTGAATTTATGAAGAATAAAAAAACAGTGTTATTGGAAGTTGATCTTAACTGTGCTGTACGGAAGGCATTTGAAGGGACG TTTTATTAG